TTTTCAAAAGCAGTGAATTATATTCTTCCTGCATTTTCTGAAATTCAACGGCATCTCCACCTTTATCGGGATGCAATTGCTTTGCCCATGTACGGTATGTTTGTTTAGCTTCTTCTATTGAGGTAATACCAGCGAAATAGTTCATAAGTAAAAGTTTATTTTCAAAGGTCTTATGTAACTTACCATTCAAGAATTTTTCAAATATTGAATTAATTGAAAAATTCTTGAATGGACGTTTCATAATTGTTCAAATTCTTCAAGAGTTATACAAAAGTGTTCCAGGATTAATAATAATTGCTGCCTGTTGTAAAAGTGCCGTTTGGTATGTCCGGCTTTTGCAATTTTATCTTTTAATTCCGGGCAAATGTCAATTTCACGCCTTAATTGCTGCAATGCTGCACTTATGGATA
This is a stretch of genomic DNA from Candidatus Delongbacteria bacterium. It encodes these proteins:
- a CDS encoding DUF4248 domain-containing protein, giving the protein MVKKLYPDSISISAALQQLRREIDICPELKDKIAKAGHTKRHFYNRQQLLLILEHFCITLEEFEQL